In Stigmatopora argus isolate UIUO_Sarg chromosome 17, RoL_Sarg_1.0, whole genome shotgun sequence, the following are encoded in one genomic region:
- the itgb1a gene encoding integrin beta-1a: MDLKLLLISALLGVFCNAQKEGNECITANARYCGECIQAGAKCGWCKDPDFLKQGEAVSTRCDELQSLRSRGCKDRLIEDPRGEKKILKNKMVTNRRKGAEKLKPEEITQIQPQKLTLTLRSGEPQTFNLKFKRAEDYPIDLYYLMDLSYSMKDDLENVKILGTHLMLEMSKITSDFRIGFGSFVEKTVMPYISTTPAKLLNPCTGDQNCTSPFSYKNVLKLTSDGKRFNTLVGQQHISGNLDSPEGGFDAIMQVAVCGEQIGWRNVTRLLVFSTDAGFHFAGDGKLGGIVLPNDGKCHLENNSYTMSHYYDYPSIAHLVQKLSDNNIQTIFAVTEEFQPVYQELRNLIPKSAVGTLSANSSNVINLIIDAYNSLSSEVILENSKLPEGVTIAYTSRCKNGVITEGENGRKCSNISIGDEVTFSISVTSKGCPKKGKSETIKIKPLGFTEEVEITLNFICECECHKEGVAKSEKCHFGNGTYECGACKCYEGRVGKECECSSNDVATEDMDRTCRKDNGTDICSTNGECVCGTCECKKREKPEERYSGQYCECDNFNCDRSENKLCGGNGRCECRVCICDNMWSGSACDCSLDTATCLASNKQICNGRGTCECGTCKCTDPKFQGPTCETCPTCPGVCTEHKECVQCRAFGTGEKKETCERDCSDFNLIKVKDRDKLPQPNDATYPVMHCKERDANDCWFYYTYAVNNNTEKEVHVVETLDCPAGPDIIPIVAGVVAGIVLIGLALLLIWKLLTIIHDRREFAKFEKEKMNAKWDTGENPIYKSAVTTVVNPKYEGK; the protein is encoded by the exons ATGGACCTGAAACTGCTTTTGATATCTGCTTTGTTAGGAGTCTTCTGCAATGCTCAGAAAG aGGGGAATGAGTGCATCACTGCTAATGCCAGATACTGCGGGGAGTGCATCCAGGCTGGAGCAAAATGTGGCTGGTGTAAAGACCCA GACTTCCTAAAACAAGGAGAGGCGGTTTCTACCCGATGTGACGAGTTGCAGTCTCTTAGGAGCCGAGGTTGTAAAGACAGGTTGATAGAGGATCCCCGTGGAGAAAAAAAGATCCTCAAGAACAAAATGGTGACAAACCGCAGAAAGGGAGCAGAAAAATTAAAGCCAGAAGAAATTACTCAGATCCAACCTCAGAagctcactctcacactcagaTCCG GTGAGCCCCAGACTTTCAACCTGAAATTCAAGCGAGCAGAAGATTATCCCATTGACCTCTACTACTTGATGGACCTTTCATATTCCATGAAAGACGATCTGGAAAATGTCAAGATTTTGGGAACCCATTTAATGCTAGAAATGTCAAAGATCACATCTGACTTTAGGATAG GCTTTGGTTCCTTTGTGGAGAAGACAGTTATGCCATATATCAGCACCACACCAGCCAAGTTGTTGAACCCATGTACCGGTGACCAGAACTGCACCAGCCCATTCAGTTATAAAAATGTCCTTAAGCTCACCAGTGATGGCAAAAGGTTCAACACCCTTGTAGGCCAGCAGCACATTTCTGGAAACCTGGACTCTCCGGAGGGGGGCTTCGATGCAATTATGCAAGTGGCTGTGTGTGGG GAGCAGATTGGGTGGAGGAATGTGACTCGTCTGCTGGTGTTTTCCACTGATGCTGGCTTTCATTTTGCTGGAGATGGCAAGCTAGGGGGCATCGTACTGCCTAATGATGGAAAATGTCACTTGGAAAACAATTCATACACCATGAGCCACTATTAT GACTATCCTTCAATTGCTCATTTGGTTCAAAAGCTGAGTGACAACAACATTCAAACTATATTTGCTGTTACAGAGGAGTTTCAGCCTGTTTACCAA GAGCTGAGAAATCTGATACCAAAATCTGCAGTGGGCACCCTGTCTGCCAATTCAAGCAATGTTATCAATCTTATTATAGATGCATACAAT TCGCTTTCATCTGAGGTCATTCTGGAGAACAGCAAGCTTCCAGAAGGAGTGACCATTGCTTACACATCCCGCTGTAAGAATGGAGTAATTACTGAGGGTGAAAATGGACGGAAATGCTCCAACATATCAATTGGAGATGAA GTCACTTTTAGCATCAGTGTGACATCTAAAGGCTGTCCAAAGAAAGGGAAATCTGAGACAATCAAGATAAAGCCGTTAGGATTTACAGAAGAGGTTGAGATTACGCTCAACTTtatttgtgagtgtgaatgccaTAAGGAGGGTGTGGCCAAAAGTGAAAAATGCCACTTTGGAAATGGGACCTATGAATGTGGAGCCTGCAA GTGTTACGAAGGACGTGTTGGCAAAGAGTGTGAATGCAGCAGCAATGATGTGGCAACAGAGGACATGGACCGTACCTGCCGCAAAGACAACGGTACTGACATTTGCAGCACCAATGGCGAATGTGTATGCGGCACGTGCGAGTGCAAGAAAAGAGAAAAGCCAGAGGAGCGCTATAGTGGGCAATACTGCGAGTGTGACAACTTCAATTGTGACCGTTCAGAGAACAAACTGTGTGGAG GGAATGGACGTTGTGAGTGCAGAGTATGCATTTGTGACAACATGTGGAGTGGAAGCGCCTGCGACTGCTCTTTGGATACAGCTACTTGTCTGGCCAGCAACAAACAGATTTGTAACGGCAGAGGGACGTGTGAATGTGGGACTTGCAAGTGCACTGACCCCAAATTCCAGGGTCCGACCTGTGAAACATGCCCTACATGTCCAGGGGTGTGCACTGAACACAA AGAGTGTGTCCAGTGTCGGGCATTTGGCACGGGTGAAAAGAAGGAAACATGTGAACGAGACTGCAGCGACTTCAACTTGATTAAAGTGAAGGACAGAGATAAGCTTCCTCAACCCAACGATGCCACCTACCCCGTGATGCACTGTAAAGAAAGAGATGCCAACGATTGCTGGTTCTACTACACCTACGCTGTCAACAACAACACTGAGAAGGAGGTCCATGTGGTTGAAACTCTGG ATTGTCCTGCTGGTCCTGACATCATCCCCATTGTGGCGGGTGTCGTTGCTGGCATTGTCTTGATTGGATTAGCCCTTCTGCTCATTTGGAAGCTGCTGACAATCATTCATGACAGGAGAGAGTTTGCCAAATTTGAGAAGGAGAAGATGAATGCCAAATGGGACACG gGTGAAAATCCCATCTACAAAAGTGCTGTTACCACTGTGGTAAATCCCAAATATGAAGGCAAATGA
- the LOC144091660 gene encoding ras-related protein Rab-18 has product MEEDILTTLKILIIGESGVGKSSLLLRFTDDTFDPEQTATIGVDFKVKTISVDGNKAKLAIWDTAGQERFRTLTPSYYRGAQGVILVYDVTRRETFTKLENWLNELETYCTRNDLVKMLVGNKIDKENHELDRAEGLKFARKHSMLFIEASAKTRNGVQCAFEELVEKIIQSPGLWQTESHGRAVQLTDEDAGGGSCGGYCSLL; this is encoded by the exons ATGGAAGAAGACATACTGACAACGCTGAAAATACTAATTATCGGAGAAAGTGGTGTAGGAAAATCAAG CCTCCTCCTAAGATTCACGGATGACACATTTGACCCAGAGCAAACAGCCACAATAG gTGTTGACTTCAAAGTGAAGACCATCAGCGTAGATGGAAATAAGGCAAAATTGGCAATATGG GACACTGCAGGACAGGAGCGTTTCAGAACTCTGACACCCAGTTATTACCGTGGTGCACAGGGTGTCATTTTAG TGTATGATGTGACAAGGCGAGAAACTTTTACTAAATTGGAAAACTGGCTCAATGAGTTGGAGACATACTGCACAAGGAATGATCTTGTCAAAATGCTTGTTGGAAATAAAATCGATAAG GAAAACCACGAGCTCGACAGGGCTGAAGGACTAAAGTTTGCAAGAAAACATTCCATGCTTTTTATAG AGGCCAGCGCAAAGACTCGCAATGGCGTGCAATGTGCGTTTGAAGAACTGGTGGAAAAGATCATCCAGAGTCCAGGATTATGGCAAACTGAGAGCCATGGTAGAGCAGTGCAGCTCACCGATGAGGACGCGGGAGGCGGTAGCTGCGGTGGATATTGCTCGCTGCTCTAG